A genome region from Solanum pennellii chromosome 12, SPENNV200 includes the following:
- the LOC107006698 gene encoding DUF21 domain-containing protein At4g14240-like, protein MHPLNSVAVVRMAMRNGAVPAALEAEIAFGTVSWFVYAGISCLLVLFAGIMSGLTLGLMSLGLVELEILQRSGTRSEKNQAATILPVVQKQHQLLVTLLLCNAAAMEALPLYLDKLFNQYLAIILSVTFVLFFGEVIPQAICTRYGLAVGSNFVWLVRILMFLCYPIAYPIGKILDCVLGHNEVLFRRAQLKALVSIHSREAGKGGDLTHDETTIISGALDLTEKTAEEAMTPIESTFSLDVNSKLDWEAMGKILARGHSRVPVYSANPKNVIGLLLVKSLLTVRAETETPVSAVSIRRIPRVPADMPLYDILNEFQKGSSHMAAVVKAKGKSKKPPLLKPEANSENSLETTLLTKTDGKSDNVVVDIDNAILPAVSASGDAVTKSVPHSSDDIEDAEVIGIITLEDVFEELLQEEIVDETDEYVDVHNRIRVAAAAAASSIARAPSIRRLTAQKAAGGQSKQGQAPKKSSEDVSSSSRRIQGSIDEPLLENKR, encoded by the exons ATGCATCCGTTGAATTCAGTTGCAGTGGTTCGAATGGCAATGAGGAACGGAGCTGTCCCAGCTGCTCTGGAGGCAGAAATAGCATTTGGGACAGTATCATGGTTCGTCTACGCTGGGATCTCATGTCTCTTAGTACTCTTTGCTGGAATTATGTCGGGATTAACATTGGGTCTCATGTCTTTGGGTCTCGTTGAACTTGAGATCCTTCAACGAAGTGGCACCCGCTCTGAGAAAAACCAAGCAG ctACAATCCTTCCTGTTGTTCAGAAGCAACATCAGCTTCTTGTCACACTACTTCTTTGTAATGCTGCTGCAATGGAG GCCCTGCCTCTATACCTGGATAAGCTTTTCAACCAATATCTCGCCATTATACTATCAGTAACTTTCGTTTTGTTTTTTGGAGAG GTTATTCCTCAAGCAATATGCACAAGATATGGACTTGCAGTAGGTTCTAACTTTGTTTGGCTTGTTCGTATTTTGATGTTCCTATGCTATCCTATTGCTTACCCCATCGGAAAG ATCTTAGACTGTGTATTGGGACATAATGAAGTACTATTTAGAAGAGCTCAGTTGAAAGCCCTTGTTTCAATCCACAGTCGAGAG GCTGGCAAGGGAGGTGATCTCACACATGATGAGACAACAATCATTAGCGGAGCACTCGATTTGACTGAGAAG ACTGCTGAGGAGGCTATGACACCCATCGAGTCAACATTTTCATTGGATGTCAATTCAAAGCTCGACTg GGAAGCAATGGGAAAAATTCTTGCACGCGGTCATAGTCGTGTTCCTGTCTACTCTGCAAATCCAAAGAATGTTATTGGACTTCTACTG gTGAAAAGTCTTCTTACTGTAAGGGCCGAGACAGAGACACCAGTTAGTGCAGTTTCTATTCGCAGAATTCCACG TGTTCCTGCTGATATGCCTCTATACGACATACTTAACGAGTTTCAAAAAGGTAGCAGTCATATGGCTGCAGTGGTGAAGGCCAAAGGGAAAAGCAAAAAGCCTCCCTTACTGAAACCTGAAGCCAACAGTGAAAATTCTCTAGAAACTACTCTTCTGACGAAAACGGATGGGAAATCAGATAATGTCGTCGTTGATATTGACAACGCTATACTGCCAGCAGTATCAGCGTCAGGTGATGCAGTGACAAAAAGTGTGCCGCATTCATCAGATGATATTGAGGATGCTGAAGTAATCGGTATTATCACCTTGGAAGATGTATTTGAAGAACTGTTACag GAGGAAATTGTGGATGAGACCGATGAGTATGTTGATGTACATAACAG GATACGTGTGGCTGCAGCAGCTGCTGCTTCATCAATAGCACGAGCACCTTCAATCCGGAGGTTGACAGCTCAAAAGGCAGCT GGAGGCCAAAGTAAACAAGGACAGGCACCTAAGAAGTCGAGTGAGGACGTTTCCAGCTCATCAAGAAGGATACAAGGGAGCATTGACGAGCCTCTACTGGAAAACAAGAGATAA